A region from the Natronorubrum halophilum genome encodes:
- a CDS encoding DUF5798 family protein — translation MGLGSTAKKIQSLSDRAEAMYKQVQQLQQRIIGLEEEMDDTHETVKRLDHQLGEQRALLLAIADEQGIDGEQILAEAAIDEAELEAAEDGESDGEPADAAADENQAADASAE, via the coding sequence ATGGGACTTGGCAGCACCGCAAAGAAGATTCAGAGCCTCTCGGATCGCGCCGAAGCGATGTACAAGCAGGTACAGCAACTCCAGCAGCGAATCATCGGCCTCGAAGAGGAGATGGACGACACCCACGAGACGGTCAAGCGTCTCGACCACCAACTGGGCGAACAGCGCGCCCTCCTGCTCGCAATAGCCGACGAACAGGGCATCGACGGCGAGCAGATCCTCGCGGAGGCGGCCATCGACGAGGCCGAACTCGAGGCGGCGGAAGACGGCGAATCCGACGGCGAACCAGCCGACGCCGCCGCGGACGAAAACCAGGCGGCCGACGCCTCCGCCGAGTAA
- a CDS encoding potassium channel family protein: MARLTARVAGYLGSLLILTSAYAAVYYWGMAALEGEPRTWYQALEVVIHSMTTTGYGQDAPWETLEMTALVVLIQLTGITYIFVAVPLFVVPWLQTLVRPTPPEHVNELEDHVIIAGYTPLCASLVDELESGGTEYVILEPDGERAQSLHEDGLVVLHGDPATDDSLDDAQIGDALAVVVDESEIDHISTVIELADRDDKPRVLALVADPSRARYFRYAGADEVISPKHRLGKALGDKVRPVVGGDVESDGEIELDGDLHLVEYPVEADSRLYDESLATFRRVESGGATVLGAWVRGNFLRTLPTNVHADENTTLLAVGTSDDLERVAEVTGSAGSDYRPMREPVLVVGTGTVGSSVIGNLERADIETVVLDRQDGDLVDVTGDVTTEEGLGAANVTDAGTLVLALDDDESALLATLVARELNPDLEILAAADIEENVSRLQAAGADYALGLPNVAGRLLVLRIFEHEAMTFGDRILFLRLDVPEPFDDGLDRAAIRNRTGCSVVALERGGDLLTDIDGRALEGSDRLVVAGTESELSQFRAVYGLESR; this comes from the coding sequence GTGGCCCGACTCACCGCTCGCGTCGCGGGGTATCTCGGCTCGCTCCTGATCCTGACGAGCGCGTACGCCGCCGTCTACTACTGGGGGATGGCGGCGCTCGAGGGCGAACCGCGAACGTGGTACCAGGCGCTCGAGGTCGTTATCCACTCGATGACGACGACGGGCTACGGCCAGGACGCGCCGTGGGAAACCCTCGAGATGACGGCGCTGGTCGTGTTGATCCAACTGACCGGCATCACCTACATCTTCGTCGCCGTCCCGCTGTTCGTCGTGCCGTGGCTGCAGACGCTCGTCCGGCCGACGCCGCCGGAACACGTCAACGAACTCGAAGATCACGTTATCATCGCCGGCTACACGCCGCTCTGTGCGTCGCTCGTCGACGAACTCGAGTCCGGTGGCACCGAGTACGTCATCCTCGAACCGGACGGAGAACGGGCGCAGTCGCTTCACGAAGACGGCCTCGTCGTTCTCCATGGCGATCCGGCGACCGACGACAGCCTCGATGACGCACAGATCGGTGACGCGCTCGCGGTCGTCGTCGACGAGTCGGAGATCGACCACATCAGCACGGTCATCGAACTGGCTGATCGCGACGACAAGCCGCGAGTGCTCGCCCTCGTTGCGGATCCGTCGCGGGCCCGATACTTCCGCTACGCCGGGGCCGACGAGGTGATCTCACCCAAACACCGCCTCGGAAAGGCGCTCGGAGACAAGGTACGGCCGGTCGTCGGCGGCGACGTCGAGTCCGACGGCGAGATCGAACTCGACGGGGACCTTCACCTGGTCGAGTACCCGGTCGAAGCGGACAGTCGGCTGTACGACGAGTCACTCGCCACCTTCCGACGCGTCGAATCCGGCGGTGCGACGGTCCTCGGTGCCTGGGTGCGAGGGAATTTTCTCCGGACGCTCCCCACGAACGTCCACGCCGACGAGAACACGACGCTGCTCGCCGTCGGAACGTCGGACGACCTCGAGCGTGTCGCCGAGGTGACCGGCTCGGCCGGCTCCGACTACCGACCCATGCGCGAACCGGTCCTCGTCGTCGGCACCGGAACCGTCGGCTCGTCCGTGATCGGCAACCTTGAGCGCGCTGATATCGAGACGGTCGTCCTCGATCGGCAGGACGGCGATCTCGTCGACGTCACCGGCGACGTTACGACTGAAGAGGGCCTCGGTGCGGCGAACGTCACCGACGCCGGAACCCTCGTGCTCGCGCTCGACGACGACGAGAGCGCGCTCCTCGCGACCCTCGTCGCGCGAGAGCTCAATCCCGATCTCGAGATCCTCGCGGCCGCCGACATCGAGGAGAACGTTTCCCGACTTCAGGCCGCCGGCGCTGACTACGCCCTCGGACTCCCGAACGTCGCCGGACGACTGCTCGTGCTTCGGATCTTCGAGCACGAGGCCATGACGTTCGGCGATCGGATTCTGTTTCTACGGCTCGACGTACCCGAACCGTTCGACGACGGCCTCGACAGGGCGGCGATTCGAAACCGAACCGGCTGTTCGGTCGTGGCGCTCGAGCGGGGCGGGGACCTGCTCACGGATATCGACGGCCGAGCGCTCGAAGGGAGCGACCGTCTCGTCGTCGCCGGGACCGAATCGGAGCTGTCTCAGTTTCGGGCGGTGTACGGGCTCGAGTCGCGATAA
- a CDS encoding DUF2270 domain-containing protein — protein MSDGDTDFDPEDPAEKEIGREMVDQSTGLGSVTAHLYRGEVERTVGWRDRLDTTTNWAVTVMSAIVAYAFSGDVSHAVILAGIIMGTVFLFIEARRFRAYDVWRSRVRVLQENLFANALDPSEGVERDAWRAELSEDYRNPTTNISYRGAFSHRLRRVYLPLISGMLVGWLFHLWAFTPDEAFPASASLPGISGYLVTAVVAIYYVVLLVLAIPLSRKERGEAGAADHGNLE, from the coding sequence ATGAGCGACGGCGATACCGACTTCGATCCCGAAGATCCCGCGGAGAAAGAGATCGGACGCGAGATGGTCGATCAGAGCACGGGGCTCGGCTCCGTCACGGCGCACCTCTACCGAGGCGAGGTAGAACGCACCGTCGGATGGCGTGACCGGCTCGATACCACCACGAACTGGGCGGTGACGGTGATGTCCGCGATCGTCGCCTACGCCTTCTCGGGCGACGTCTCGCACGCGGTCATTCTCGCTGGCATCATCATGGGCACCGTCTTCCTGTTCATCGAGGCGCGTCGCTTTCGCGCCTACGACGTCTGGCGCTCGCGCGTCCGGGTGCTGCAGGAGAACCTCTTCGCCAACGCGCTCGACCCGTCGGAGGGCGTCGAACGCGACGCGTGGCGCGCGGAGCTGAGCGAGGATTACCGCAATCCGACGACGAACATCAGCTACCGCGGCGCGTTCAGTCACCGATTACGCCGGGTCTACCTCCCGCTAATATCCGGGATGCTCGTCGGGTGGCTCTTTCACCTCTGGGCGTTCACCCCGGACGAGGCGTTCCCCGCGAGCGCGTCGCTCCCCGGCATCAGCGGCTATCTCGTCACCGCGGTCGTCGCCATCTATTACGTCGTGTTACTCGTCCTGGCCATTCCGCTCTCGCGGAAGGAACGCGGCGAGGCCGGCGCGGCAGACCACGGCAACCTCGAGTGA
- a CDS encoding mechanosensitive ion channel family protein: MGTSEILLQASGDGASETGVIGNLLEEFGNLTAAQAAAVEQVISFVFAFAVVYLIGKLVVLPLLKRAFDRRKLDRHAQKPLLMIANFLLLFVAVAVAFGAADYGNFLVSMAGIAAAGALAVGLAMQNVIRNFVAGVFIYTDRPFKIGDWIEWDDGTYAGIVEDISLRVTRVRTFDNELLTVPNSALTDNVLKNPVDADKLRLKFVFGIGYDDDIEQATEIIIDEAERHADIMDDPGPSVRLTELGDSDVGLQSRIWIENPSRGDFVRTRGEYVTAVKQRFDAERIDIPYPVRTLEGGLDLGTSSSVVEPAE; this comes from the coding sequence ATGGGAACCAGCGAAATCCTCCTCCAGGCGAGCGGTGACGGCGCAAGCGAAACCGGAGTGATCGGGAACCTCCTCGAAGAGTTCGGCAACCTCACCGCCGCGCAAGCCGCGGCTGTCGAACAGGTGATCTCGTTCGTTTTCGCGTTCGCCGTTGTCTACCTGATCGGAAAACTCGTCGTTCTCCCGCTGCTCAAACGCGCGTTCGATCGGCGGAAACTCGACCGCCACGCACAGAAGCCACTGCTGATGATCGCGAACTTCCTGCTCCTGTTCGTGGCCGTCGCGGTCGCGTTCGGGGCCGCCGATTACGGCAACTTCCTCGTCTCGATGGCCGGCATCGCCGCGGCGGGGGCGCTCGCGGTCGGGCTCGCGATGCAGAACGTGATTCGAAACTTCGTCGCCGGCGTCTTCATCTACACCGATCGCCCGTTCAAGATCGGCGACTGGATCGAGTGGGACGACGGCACCTACGCGGGCATCGTCGAGGACATCAGTCTTCGCGTGACTCGAGTGCGAACGTTCGACAACGAACTGCTGACCGTGCCCAACTCCGCGCTCACCGACAACGTTCTCAAAAACCCCGTCGACGCCGATAAGCTCCGATTGAAGTTCGTCTTCGGAATCGGCTACGACGACGACATCGAACAGGCGACCGAGATCATCATCGACGAGGCCGAACGCCACGCCGACATCATGGACGACCCCGGCCCGTCGGTCCGACTCACGGAACTCGGCGACTCCGACGTCGGTCTCCAATCTCGAATCTGGATCGAGAACCCCTCCCGCGGCGACTTCGTGCGAACCCGCGGCGAGTACGTCACCGCGGTCAAGCAGCGCTTCGACGCGGAAAGAATCGACATCCCCTACCCCGTTCGAACGCTCGAGGGCGGACTCGACCTCGGGACCTCCTCGAGCGTCGTCGAGCCGGCGGAGTGA
- a CDS encoding YhbY family RNA-binding protein, translating into MDKQELKQEAHDLDVTVWVGKSGVESVVDELGDQLSERTLVKVKFLRAARAGSSTEEKAADLADRVNADVIDTRGHTAVVHR; encoded by the coding sequence ATGGATAAACAGGAACTCAAGCAGGAGGCGCACGATCTCGATGTCACCGTCTGGGTCGGCAAGAGCGGCGTCGAATCGGTCGTCGACGAACTCGGCGATCAGCTCTCGGAGCGAACGCTCGTGAAGGTAAAATTCCTCCGCGCCGCCCGCGCGGGCAGTTCGACCGAAGAAAAGGCGGCCGATCTCGCAGACCGCGTCAATGCCGACGTGATCGACACGCGCGGACACACGGCGGTCGTCCACCGGTAA
- a CDS encoding ribonuclease P protein component 4: MDIAAERLERLHELARAAAADRNDDRARYYVRLARRVAERNRLTLPREFRRFTCDRCDAYLRPGQNARVRLQDGHVVISCDCGAHARYPYEG; encoded by the coding sequence GTGGACATCGCCGCCGAACGCCTCGAGCGCCTTCACGAGTTGGCTCGAGCGGCGGCAGCGGATCGGAACGACGATCGGGCGCGCTACTACGTTCGTCTGGCGCGCCGCGTCGCGGAGCGAAACCGGCTCACGCTCCCGCGGGAGTTTCGACGATTCACCTGCGATCGCTGTGACGCGTATCTTCGTCCGGGACAGAACGCCCGCGTCAGGCTGCAGGACGGCCACGTCGTCATCTCCTGTGACTGCGGGGCCCACGCGCGATACCCTTACGAGGGGTGA
- a CDS encoding ABC transporter substrate-binding protein, which produces MNCDTTGSVDGVDRRSVLAAGAAGLSLSLSGCIDTVRSVVTDDSDDQLSLSIVTVPADSNRESVRIARHLESNLEAVGVDVTLSMRSATDFLEMILIDRDFDLYVGRHPADFDPDFLYEALHSTYADEAGWQNPFGYSNPYFFDPLLEAQRRADGDERLEKLEPVLNGLAEEKPFDPICRPTEYRLAGDRFDGWDDDHLATRRGYLGLEPDDDVDRLNALVTDARPSRNVNPLSATIRERGTIVNLLYDSLGTIVASEDEDGFEVEKWLAESWEWDTSSDDEKTTATIRLREDCTFHGEDEVPVTAEDVKFTYRFLEDTALTHSDTPSPAPRYRGHASAIDRIETDADDEQWLRITFNAGEAVSKRALTAPILPRHVWLEELDDRIDNRQDFSAPQGRWGLVVTDSVPPIGSGPYQFGSQSERSHLTLERFDDHFTLDEDVDLPGPTVDELRFTVDPGSSSSIAQVESDNADLTSSMLGAHSLGDISDDTTAELIDDPSWTFYHVGFNTRTAPCNDPRFRRAVTQLIDKEWIVQEIFFEDHATPLSTPVADEWVPDSLEWDGADPVTPFVGTEGTLNVEAARAAFEAENFRYDDNGRLLK; this is translated from the coding sequence ATGAATTGTGATACGACCGGTTCGGTTGACGGCGTCGATCGGCGTTCGGTCCTGGCTGCTGGTGCAGCGGGGCTCTCGCTCTCGCTGAGCGGCTGTATCGATACTGTTCGAAGCGTCGTCACCGACGACAGCGATGACCAACTGTCACTCTCCATCGTCACGGTCCCCGCGGACAGTAACCGGGAGAGCGTCCGAATCGCCCGCCACCTTGAGTCGAATCTCGAGGCGGTCGGCGTGGACGTGACCCTCTCGATGCGTTCGGCGACCGATTTCCTGGAGATGATCCTGATCGACCGCGATTTCGATCTGTACGTTGGTCGCCATCCCGCTGATTTCGACCCCGACTTCCTCTACGAGGCCCTCCACTCCACGTACGCCGACGAAGCCGGCTGGCAGAATCCGTTCGGATACTCCAACCCGTACTTCTTCGACCCCCTCCTCGAGGCCCAGCGTCGGGCGGATGGTGATGAACGGCTCGAGAAACTCGAACCAGTCCTGAACGGGCTCGCAGAGGAGAAGCCGTTCGACCCGATCTGTCGGCCGACGGAGTATCGGCTCGCCGGAGATCGCTTCGACGGCTGGGACGATGACCACCTCGCCACGCGGCGTGGCTATCTCGGTCTCGAACCGGACGACGACGTCGATCGGCTGAACGCGCTTGTAACCGACGCACGACCCTCGCGAAACGTCAACCCGCTCTCGGCGACGATTCGGGAACGGGGCACGATCGTTAATCTGCTGTACGACTCCCTCGGAACCATCGTCGCCAGCGAGGACGAGGACGGGTTCGAGGTCGAGAAGTGGCTCGCCGAGTCCTGGGAGTGGGACACGTCGTCGGACGACGAGAAGACGACCGCGACCATCAGACTCCGGGAGGACTGTACGTTCCACGGCGAGGACGAGGTGCCGGTCACCGCGGAGGACGTGAAGTTCACCTACCGGTTCCTCGAGGACACCGCGCTCACTCACTCCGATACTCCCTCCCCAGCGCCGCGCTATCGCGGTCACGCGAGCGCCATCGACAGAATCGAGACCGACGCCGACGACGAACAGTGGCTCCGGATCACCTTCAACGCCGGCGAGGCGGTCAGCAAACGGGCCTTGACGGCTCCGATCCTGCCGCGACACGTCTGGCTCGAGGAACTCGACGACCGAATCGATAATCGACAGGACTTCTCGGCTCCGCAGGGACGGTGGGGGCTCGTCGTTACCGACTCGGTGCCCCCCATCGGGAGCGGGCCCTACCAGTTCGGGAGCCAATCCGAACGGAGCCATCTGACCCTCGAGCGCTTCGACGACCACTTCACGCTCGACGAGGACGTCGACCTCCCCGGACCGACCGTCGACGAACTCCGATTCACCGTGGATCCGGGCAGTTCGTCCTCGATCGCACAGGTCGAAAGCGACAACGCCGACCTCACGTCGTCGATGCTCGGTGCCCACTCGCTCGGGGACATCTCCGACGACACCACTGCCGAACTGATCGATGATCCCTCGTGGACGTTCTATCACGTCGGGTTCAACACGCGCACCGCACCGTGTAACGATCCTCGCTTCCGGCGCGCGGTAACCCAGTTGATCGACAAGGAGTGGATCGTTCAGGAGATTTTCTTCGAGGACCACGCGACACCGCTTTCGACCCCGGTGGCTGACGAGTGGGTCCCCGACTCCCTCGAGTGGGACGGCGCAGATCCCGTCACACCGTTTGTCGGGACCGAAGGAACGCTCAACGTCGAAGCTGCACGGGCGGCGTTCGAAGCGGAGAACTTCCGATACGATGATAACGGTCGGCTCTTGAAGTAG
- a CDS encoding phosphatase PAP2 family protein produces MLTEVLTNLVIVVAVLLLLSIALFVGRERLETTRTEWRARVRTSGPTILVLLVVLVFNRIMRWEQPELSLTTHMTSTIRSIEGDFVLIFQEIATPELTEYFSFIYVYGYTFLLIFPAIAYFALSDTKAFRRLMTAYALNYALGVVLYMLVIAYGPRNVFAGELATVLYDHSPEYQYVTREVNQNTNVFPSLHTSLSATVGVFAFITRSSYPKWFPVALVLSTSVIISTMYLAIHWAVDVVAGLALAAFCVYVSYQLVGRWSLSDLYDRVTGTDRR; encoded by the coding sequence ATGCTGACTGAGGTACTGACTAACCTCGTAATCGTCGTCGCGGTCTTGCTGTTGCTCTCGATTGCGCTGTTCGTCGGCCGGGAGCGACTCGAAACAACGCGAACCGAGTGGCGCGCTCGGGTTCGGACCTCCGGTCCGACCATTCTCGTCTTGCTAGTCGTGCTGGTGTTCAACCGCATCATGCGGTGGGAGCAGCCGGAGCTCAGCCTCACGACCCACATGACCTCGACGATCCGCAGTATCGAGGGGGACTTCGTCCTCATCTTTCAGGAGATCGCGACGCCGGAGCTTACGGAATACTTCTCGTTCATCTACGTTTACGGCTACACGTTTTTGCTGATCTTCCCGGCCATCGCGTACTTCGCCCTCTCGGACACCAAGGCGTTCCGACGGCTGATGACGGCCTACGCGCTCAACTACGCGCTCGGCGTCGTCCTGTACATGCTCGTGATCGCGTACGGCCCGCGAAACGTGTTCGCCGGCGAACTGGCCACCGTCCTCTACGACCACAGTCCGGAGTACCAGTACGTCACTCGCGAAGTCAACCAGAACACCAACGTCTTCCCGTCGCTCCACACGTCGCTTTCGGCGACGGTCGGCGTCTTCGCGTTCATCACCCGCTCGAGCTATCCGAAGTGGTTCCCCGTCGCCCTCGTGCTCTCTACCAGCGTCATCATCTCGACGATGTATCTGGCGATTCACTGGGCGGTCGACGTCGTCGCTGGGCTCGCTCTCGCGGCCTTCTGCGTCTACGTCTCCTACCAGTTGGTCGGCCGCTGGTCGCTGTCGGACCTGTACGACCGGGTGACCGGAACCGACCGACGCTAA
- a CDS encoding ABC transporter substrate-binding protein, which yields MSDERGTAGGTSVGDSADSDATGGISRRAALAGAVGLTASTSGCVRQLRSIVNRDDIEQLSLTITTLPADGDRESIRLAREIAAVLEAVGVDTSIEMRSNEEFLRAVLINHDFDVYVGQHPGGTDPDFLYEALHSLYADESGWQNPFGFTNLLVDDLLETQREADDESRRDAVATMLEAVAIEQPFVPICSPIEHRLARTDRFDNWSEGDLTTRHGYLGLEPQTEESSDLLRAVNLDSRPSQNLNPLNAEYRDRGTFVDLLYDSLATIDGDRSLEPWLAEEWEWTDESTLTVDLRADCAFHDGEPLTADDVAFTYRFIADTMRGDGPSPAPAPRYRGRVDAIDEVTVRDEYRLEFALETARTVGEHALTVPVLPEHIWADRAETAAVPGVRVAQGTTDAVVTDNIPPVGSGPFQYGSHTEREHVTFERFDDHFTRRGGVDLSEATVEELRVQIDPRSTSAIQLIEDGSADVTSSRLENYVINDVEETDAVQLLESPSWTFYHLGFNARKAPFGNPRLRQVIARLIDKAWLVEDVFHGRATPIATPVTGEWVPDSLKWDGEDPEMPFLGSDGEVDVDAARTAFEEAGFRYDGDGNLRVRQ from the coding sequence ATGAGTGATGAACGGGGTACGGCTGGCGGAACCAGTGTCGGAGATAGCGCTGACAGCGACGCTACGGGCGGAATCAGCCGTCGGGCTGCGCTGGCCGGAGCCGTCGGGCTGACGGCCTCGACCAGCGGTTGCGTCCGCCAGCTTCGGAGCATCGTCAACCGGGACGATATCGAACAGCTCTCCCTGACGATCACGACCCTCCCCGCGGACGGTGACCGGGAGAGCATTCGGCTCGCTCGAGAGATCGCCGCGGTGCTCGAGGCCGTCGGCGTCGACACCTCGATCGAGATGCGGTCCAACGAGGAGTTTCTGCGGGCCGTCCTGATCAATCACGACTTCGACGTCTACGTCGGCCAGCATCCCGGCGGGACCGACCCGGACTTTCTGTACGAGGCGTTGCACTCGCTGTACGCCGACGAATCCGGCTGGCAGAATCCCTTCGGCTTTACGAACCTGCTGGTCGACGACTTACTCGAGACCCAGCGAGAGGCCGACGACGAGTCCCGTCGCGACGCCGTCGCGACGATGCTCGAGGCGGTGGCCATCGAACAGCCGTTCGTTCCCATCTGCAGCCCGATCGAGCACCGACTCGCCAGGACCGACCGATTCGACAACTGGTCGGAGGGCGATCTCACCACGCGACACGGCTACCTCGGACTCGAACCGCAAACGGAGGAGAGTAGCGACCTGCTTCGGGCCGTCAACTTAGATTCTCGCCCGTCACAGAACCTCAACCCGCTGAACGCCGAGTACCGCGACCGGGGGACGTTCGTCGATCTGCTGTACGACTCGCTCGCGACTATCGACGGCGACCGATCGCTCGAGCCGTGGCTCGCTGAGGAGTGGGAGTGGACGGATGAATCGACGCTCACCGTCGATCTCAGAGCCGACTGCGCGTTCCACGACGGTGAGCCCCTCACCGCCGACGACGTCGCCTTCACTTATCGCTTCATCGCCGACACCATGCGTGGCGACGGCCCGTCTCCAGCCCCGGCACCGCGCTATCGCGGCCGCGTCGACGCGATCGACGAGGTCACGGTACGCGACGAGTACCGCCTCGAATTTGCGCTCGAGACGGCCCGAACGGTCGGCGAACACGCGCTGACGGTTCCGGTCCTTCCCGAGCATATCTGGGCGGACCGCGCGGAGACGGCCGCCGTTCCGGGGGTTCGCGTCGCCCAGGGAACCACCGACGCGGTCGTGACGGACAACATCCCGCCGGTCGGCAGCGGTCCGTTTCAGTACGGCAGTCACACCGAGCGCGAACACGTCACCTTCGAGCGCTTCGACGACCACTTCACGCGTCGCGGAGGCGTCGACCTGTCCGAAGCGACGGTCGAAGAGCTTCGGGTTCAGATCGATCCGCGGAGCACGTCGGCGATTCAACTGATCGAGGACGGCAGCGCGGACGTCACGAGTTCGCGCCTCGAGAACTACGTCATCAACGACGTCGAGGAGACGGACGCCGTTCAGTTGCTCGAGTCGCCGTCGTGGACGTTCTATCACCTCGGGTTCAACGCGCGCAAGGCACCCTTCGGGAACCCGCGACTTCGGCAGGTCATCGCCCGGCTGATCGACAAGGCGTGGCTGGTCGAGGACGTGTTCCACGGCCGTGCGACGCCGATTGCGACGCCGGTGACGGGCGAGTGGGTTCCCGACTCCCTCAAGTGGGACGGCGAGGATCCGGAGATGCCCTTCCTCGGTTCGGACGGCGAGGTCGACGTGGACGCGGCACGGACGGCGTTCGAGGAGGCCGGCTTCCGATACGACGGCGACGGCAACCTCCGGGTGAGACAGTAA
- a CDS encoding phosphatase PAP2 family protein: protein MLGRVLVQLAVVVTLMVLLSTAVFVGRYRLRETRVEWRDRIRAAAPITVVLAIVLLFNSVARQVVPDLSWMIDWNLTWAIYDIEGQFIVWLQSYSTPAVTAYFSFSYIYSYVFLLVFPVVAYFALSNTRPLRELLTAYTLNYTLGLALYVFVIAYGPRNIMPELVQALLYDTYPEYQHLTRQVNRNTNVFPSLHTSLAATVSFLAYRTREIYPKWNLVAAALGVSVAISTMYLGIHWAIDVVAGIVLAYISVELAHLLVGRWSLSTWIDGRVPSLETIRNR, encoded by the coding sequence ATGCTGGGCAGAGTGCTGGTACAGTTGGCCGTGGTCGTGACGCTCATGGTCCTCCTCTCGACCGCGGTCTTCGTCGGCCGATACCGGCTCCGAGAGACGCGGGTCGAGTGGCGAGACAGGATTCGCGCTGCCGCCCCGATCACGGTCGTGCTCGCCATCGTCTTGCTGTTCAACAGCGTCGCCAGGCAGGTCGTGCCGGATCTCTCGTGGATGATCGACTGGAACCTGACGTGGGCGATCTACGACATCGAGGGCCAGTTCATCGTCTGGCTCCAATCGTACTCGACGCCGGCGGTGACGGCGTACTTCTCGTTTAGCTACATTTACAGCTACGTCTTCTTGCTCGTCTTCCCCGTCGTCGCCTACTTCGCGCTCTCGAACACGCGGCCACTCCGCGAGTTGCTGACGGCGTACACGCTGAACTACACGCTCGGATTGGCGTTGTACGTCTTCGTCATCGCCTACGGCCCGCGAAACATCATGCCCGAACTCGTCCAGGCGTTGTTGTACGATACGTACCCGGAGTACCAACACCTCACGCGACAGGTCAACCGCAATACCAACGTCTTCCCGTCGTTACACACCTCGCTCGCGGCCACCGTTTCGTTCCTGGCCTATCGGACGCGGGAGATCTATCCGAAGTGGAACCTCGTCGCGGCCGCCCTCGGCGTCTCCGTCGCGATTTCGACCATGTATCTCGGTATTCACTGGGCGATCGACGTCGTCGCCGGCATCGTCCTCGCGTACATCAGCGTCGAACTCGCCCACCTACTGGTCGGACGCTGGTCGCTCTCGACGTGGATCGACGGTCGCGTGCCGTCGCTCGAAACCATCCGAAACCGGTAA
- a CDS encoding DUF2391 domain-containing protein, with the protein MRLQRPRRPRGFRPADSAQQIVGGFLLAGPFVVTEEVWDLADNMSVVQALVTVSIVFAIGYATLYKADTKRDATDEQEVVGIPIRFISLMCVSFGSVTILALLFDAPDTFIESSKTTTAMAVTTFKAVSVGSVFSVVGAATADSVFSR; encoded by the coding sequence GTGAGATTACAACGGCCGCGTCGTCCACGGGGATTCCGACCCGCCGATTCCGCACAGCAGATCGTCGGCGGGTTTCTGCTCGCGGGGCCATTCGTCGTGACCGAGGAGGTCTGGGATCTGGCGGATAATATGAGCGTTGTGCAGGCGCTCGTGACGGTCAGCATCGTGTTCGCCATCGGATACGCGACGCTGTACAAAGCGGATACGAAACGTGATGCGACGGACGAGCAGGAAGTCGTCGGTATCCCGATCCGATTCATTTCGCTCATGTGCGTCTCGTTCGGTTCGGTGACGATTCTCGCGCTCCTGTTCGACGCCCCCGATACGTTTATCGAGTCCAGCAAAACGACCACCGCGATGGCGGTAACCACCTTCAAAGCCGTGAGCGTCGGCTCCGTTTTTAGCGTGGTCGGGGCGGCGACGGCCGACAGCGTCTTTTCGCGGTAG
- a CDS encoding DUF2797 domain-containing protein: protein MQLVGYESSGNGSALLVSDGDGCEVERRPLEAGDSLSYSLGSRHCAGTIDDGEHVACDRPSAPYCEYHTSTWICARCTGTCLKDEMDCYQEHAVYVAAFAPDTFKVGVTKRRRLETRLREQGADRAAHVHTVSNGRIAREIESEIATRLVDRVRTGSKVAALASDVDEAAWKATLEEFDVIERFDLDYGLECEARPVRETIAAGTVVGVKGRLLVLERGGTTYAVDMRDLVGYDLVAGESTSRNLQSSLGSFG, encoded by the coding sequence GTGCAACTGGTCGGCTACGAATCGAGCGGGAACGGCTCGGCGCTCCTGGTCAGCGACGGCGACGGCTGTGAGGTCGAGCGCCGCCCGCTCGAGGCCGGCGACTCCCTCTCCTATTCGCTCGGCTCGCGTCACTGCGCCGGCACCATCGACGACGGCGAGCACGTCGCGTGCGACCGACCGTCGGCCCCCTACTGCGAGTATCACACCAGCACGTGGATCTGTGCCCGCTGTACGGGTACCTGTCTGAAAGACGAGATGGACTGCTATCAAGAACACGCCGTCTACGTCGCCGCGTTCGCCCCCGATACGTTCAAAGTCGGCGTGACGAAGCGTCGGCGACTCGAGACCCGCCTCAGGGAACAGGGTGCCGATCGGGCGGCCCACGTACACACCGTCTCGAACGGCCGGATCGCCCGCGAGATCGAATCCGAAATCGCGACGCGGCTGGTCGATCGGGTTCGAACCGGCTCCAAAGTCGCCGCCCTCGCGAGCGACGTCGACGAGGCCGCCTGGAAGGCCACTCTCGAGGAGTTCGACGTCATCGAACGGTTCGACCTGGACTACGGCCTCGAATGCGAGGCGCGACCGGTCCGCGAAACGATCGCCGCGGGGACCGTCGTCGGCGTGAAGGGGCGACTGTTGGTTCTCGAGCGAGGCGGGACGACCTACGCCGTCGACATGCGCGACCTCGTGGGCTACGATCTCGTCGCGGGCGAATCGACGAGTCGCAACCTCCAGTCCTCGCTCGGTTCGTTCGGCTAG